The nucleotide window CTAATTTATAGGTTGGTAGTTCATCTTGTGTTAGAATCTCTGGCAAAGGAAGCAACAGACAGACACCATAGACATCTCTCTAGATACATGTACATGGCAGGTATGTAAGGGCTATCTAACAGAAAGGAATTTAGGTATTTAATGGACTGGGGAATTACATTTTGTAAAAACCCAAATCTAATAAAATCAGAGGAGTGCTAAGTAGACCTGGATTTTGGAAGCAGTATCTGTTGTTCTCAGGAACGTTGTATTTAACCATTCTTACTTTGTAGATAGAAAAGAACCCAAGATTGAGCAATATCTAGAGAATAAAACAGGGGGGTAGGAGGTTCTTCAGAAGGCTCAAACTTTTACATAATCagacctgtattttattttttattatttttttaaattttataatttaatttaattttacatatcagtcacggattcccctgtcctctctcctcccactccacaccctcccccaactcacccccattcccatcttttccagggcaagcactcccctggagattcagctcagcctggtagattcagtccaggcaggtccagtcccctcctcctttcacccACAGACTTGTATTTTTCAATATCATCTGGCTTTTGATGAATAGGCATATAATACAAAGTAGTGATATTAGTAACAGTTTAGTAAAACCAAGAAGAAGGTTGCAGATTTGATCAATAGGCTTCTAAAATGATATCATCCCATAGAGAACTACTTTGCAGAAAAGAAGTTTGTTGCATGCTTGTGGACTCTAAAAAATCCAATACTGAACACCTCAAGAAACAAGGGGCCATGTGCACACACTGTTCATCATGAGTTTCATAGGCAGAGCTACAAATTATGAATTTGATGGGAAGAACATTAACTCATCATAGAGTGGAGATAGTGCAGTAGAGGTTGGACTCAACCTGGGCTTTAAGCTAccaagaattaaagaaaaaaagaatattttcagatGAGAAAGAAGTTTAAAGGGTAGTTTTTGTCCTTTAATTAATATTGTtccaaaatggaaatagaaaggaATTAGGACCAATCCAGAAAGCCTAAGCACGCCACAAagagactatatatatatgtcatatatatatatgataatgtTTACTAAAATTGAAGACTATTAATTTATtcttaatgtaaaatattaataGATGTTTACTTCACAGCTAGTCTGCTCCAGACATCAAAAAAAGCTAAAAAGCATACATTGTGGATACTAGTCAATTCAAATTACACTTTAAATGTGACTTTCTGAGTTTTTTACAGCAGATACAAAATTGAAGCAAAGGCTCAGCGAAATAATTACAGACACAAAACAAGACTAATTGATAATCTTAGTCCTGGGAAATAACAAATATCTTCAGAATGGTAATAATCTGCCACAACCAGGCTAAAGAGAGAGTTGTACAGGGACAATGTCTAATGCAGGTGTTGAAAACCAGTGTACCAGGGAAAAGTACCTTGAGGAAGGGCACTCTAAAAGGAATCAGCTTTGTCCCCTCTGCAAAGATGTAAATCATTATAGAAGACAATGTCTTGCCTTCAGAAGTAAGTACAggcttcaatgcccatatttgaCACATGCAGTTGATGTTAGTGTCCTAATAACATCTCAGATAATCTTTTTGAACAACTTTCTTTCCCTTACCAGGATTCAGATCCTCATTTATGATTACTGGCCTAgaggatgtgtttcattttcttgtctaGATATACACAATCTGTTCTGATTCTGATCTTTCTTGTAGCAACATCTTTAGCCCTTCCATGTACTCATGCTCAGTACCAGACATATGCTACTTTTTCATGCTTTGGGTTCTTGATCTGCTCTTTCATCTTCCAGAATTTGCTTCCCTACTTTTTTACCATTTCTCATGTCTTACTTCTACCAAAAGAAGTAGTGGGGCCTCTCAGAGGAAGCACCTCAGAGATCTTTGCCTTCATTTGTGGCCAGCCACATTTGCTATGCCTGAGGTCCATAGGCAAAGGTGTATCCAGTACTCCAGATAGTCACAGCTTCTTGCTTGTAACTGGTCAAGAAGAAGCAACAGAATGTCACACAGTGCTACAGTTCATGGCTAGGACCATAGACTGTCCCAGCTCCCTGGTTTCAAATCACTCCCATCTCTTGGAATCTGAAGGTGGAGTTCCTTTGAGGGCAATGGGATGGAGAAAAGCCAAGCATTATAGAGCTTGGCTCCCTGCCCTAACTCTCCCTCTTATTTGTTGAGTCTTTGGAACACCACAGTTGTCACCTTTCTACTCTTTGAGAGAGTTAGAAGGGGCTGCAGCTGGGGTTTGGCCATCATTCTCACATCTTctctatctttcttcttcctttctttggaagtttgttgttgttgttgttgtgggtttgtatgatttgtgtttatgtgtgagcgTGCTTGCCACTGTGCCATGGAATCCTCATAAAGAACAAAGGATAATATCAAGTGTTGGTCCTTGAAGTCTACCAGTTTGAAAGAACATCCACAAGTGTTCACCACTTCACACACCCAGCTAGTTTGTTCAAGAACTTCTGAGGAGACTTCTGTCTCTGGCTCCTGTCTCACTGCAGAAGCACTGGGATCACAAATATGTGCTACCATTTCTGGCTTTATATGGGTTCTCACacctgtgtggcaagcacttcttttcctttttatgtcaTCAATGTGTAGTAAGAAATCATAAAAATCTCAATAATGGTTCTTTGAGAGAATACTGTATGAAATTTGGGGTACTTTGCTGACTTTGAGGAGGATTTTGGTGGCAAGACAAAGTAATACATGGAGAAGCTTGTAAGAATTTTATTTAACCACTGTCATGCATATTCCAGTCAGTTTTACATAGAGAAAAGTTACATTGGTTTTCAGAGACATCAGAGGCTTCCATTAGATCACATACACAACACGGAAAGTGTGATACATGCTTCCACTAATGGGCACCACAGCCACATCTTCAGGACAGATGTTTTTCtccttaataatttcaacaaCTATTGCAAAATTGGTAGTTTCTGGAAGAGATGAAGACAAAGACAATCTCTCAGACActttagggtcctcctttttcCTGCCAGGCCCAGTAACTGCCTCCTGGCATTTAGTTTCCTCAAATAATTTGCAAATCAATATCCTATTTAGTCTTTCTTACCCAAAGCTTTCTACAGCTTTAGAACCTGGGAATTGTCCTCATGGGCTTCCTTTCCACCCACCACCTTGCCTTTCTACTCTATGGAAGTTCTGCGGCCATATTTGTTTCTAATGTTTTCTCTTTGGCAGGTAGTTCTTCCTACTTACCGTGGACTGGAAAGTCCCAGTAGAAGGTTACTCGATAATCATTACAGAGGCAGCGGGTTTGGTTAAAGCTAAAGTTACCTTCCATTGGTTTAGGACTGACAAGGTAAGCTTTGACCTGATGGGGAGAGATGGCCTACTGTTAGTCCAGAAAATGGGAAGACGAGGACAATACAAGAGAGGAAATAGCTGAGATAGATTAGTGACACATAGACTTTATATTCATCATTGTATTATCATTCCACAGGCTTTCCCTCTTCACACCTTCAGACTCATGCCCGAGAAGTCTGAGTATAAGATTCAGGAGGATGTAAGTGAATCCACCAGGCAAGGAGATTAATCCTGCTGTGATTATCTCCTTGGGGAAGGTTTGCTTTTGGTATCAGCTACAGTTCTCAAAAATGACTTGTGTGAGTTTTTACTCTGGGACCCAGTGAGATGGCAGCCCAGCTTTTTAAATGTACATGCCAAGACAAGGCTTTGTGAGAGTGATGGTCAAAACCCACAGCAGCCCCTTCTAACTCTACAACAATTGAATTAATCTCTTGCTCCCATGTTTTCCAACTGTAAAATTAAAAGTTACTCCCTCTGTCCATGTCTGGCCACTATTAGATAAGCAAATAATTCTTGAggccaatttcttttctttttttctgctagttaacttttttattattaaaaattttctattcattttacataccatccatagatgcccctcccttccctcctcccgccctcaaccttccccccatccctacttcctccaaggcaaggcctcccctggggagtcagcagaaggGCCAATTTCCTTGCTTTTCAAACTTAAGAGTGTCTATCAACTTAAGACCTCAGATCACTGGACATATCAACTCCTGTTTCTGGGACCTAACATAGAGGTTTTGTCTTAGAGATGGTCTACCCAGAAGGACCTGTGAATAGAATTCAGTAAGTGTGAAAAATGATGGGGAAAATGCCTTTAAATTTAGCATTTAGCATCCTGTTACCAGCACGGAGATGCAGACATCTTAGAGAGAGTTCCATTCTGGTATTGAGAGAAGGCCTTGTTCCCTTTTCATTATGTTTGCCACAAGATCTCTTCATGAGTtagaatttttagaaattatGTGAGTAAAACAATAAATCAGAGTCCTGTGAATGTGCTACACATTACCTGCAGTATAAAGTCAAAGGCCATCACAGTACTTCCTTCTTTAAGTGGAGCCAGCCACAACTTTCCCAGACAGTGTCTTTATAAAGTGAATTTAACTTTGCTTGCATTTCATATGTGTTAGATTTGGGGGCCATccattaataaatacatagattaCTGTATTGGGTACTTTTATCATTATTAAAAATGGTAGTTTCTCATGTAATGAAGTGCACATTTTGCCCTTAGAAGAAGTTTTCTGTTAAGTAAATTATAGACTTTATGAGATCAGGAAAATGGTCTGTTGCACAAAGATGCTGAAGATTGTGGTTCACCacaagttttctccagtcctaaaGAATTGTATGGTCATTATATTCAAGCATATAATCACAGGTATATGCTACTCTGTTTTAattctaaaatgaataaatgttagtCCAAGACTAAACGTTGTTAAATATTCAGCTGGAAAAACATTATAATTACTATAAAAAAGAGGATTTACAATGTTcaatcataaaaagaaatatattccttgaaagttttaaaatataaatatactttatAGTTATAGTCATATGTTGATCCTCTCCCAAACCCCACCTCAGAAagctctaaataaaaataaattgtttggagggctggagagatggttcagtggctaagagcttttactgcttttgcagaggatccaggttcagttctcagcacccaaatggcagctcaggTGAAACCTCAGTTTCAGGGTATTCAGTTCCCTCtagaggcaccaggcacatgtatGGTACAtaaaacactctctctctctttctctctctcaaattatTTTGGTGCAGGATGGGATGGCTATAATCTGTATCTATAATCCTAAAACTTGAaaatctgaagcaggaggatcagggaaACCATCTGCTTTGATctcataatgagtttgaggctcacCAGAGCAAAAAAAAGAGGCTGCTCAAAACAAACTGACGAAATTTCCTTTTACACAAAccttggttgaaaaaaaaaattactgtttaaAGTATTTTCACCCCTTTTGCTTCTCCTcaggtagacttttttttttttttataagttcaCTCTTTTGTATTAGAAGCAAGATTCTTAAAATTAGAAATTTATTCACTATAATATCACATGCCATTTTGTTGAGCTCAACACAATTATAATATTAACTTTTTAAGGGTGCAAATAGACTTTCATTTTTTGTCATCACCAGAAACTATCTTTATTACAGAAGTCTTTTTTGTATTCCTTGTGTAAACATTTTTCTCAATGTCATCTGTGATTATTACTAACAAAACACAAATTGCAAATCTGTGAATCAGCCTCCATCCTGCACCCACATTAGCAAGCATAGTTCGTGTTCTTGTCTTGCAAACAGAAAAAATTGATAAAGGCCATGGTATATGTTTGCAATATATCCAAGAATCTTTCTTTAATCAGGGTGAGGCTATTTcttgattatattttaatgaatggtCTTCTCCTGGTactattttgtttcttatttgatCATTGTTCTTGAGATCTCAATTGAATTAAGAAAGTCATGTTGTAGGGAAGTGTAGCGTAATGCTGGGTTCTATTTTCAGGTTGTTCAGGGTATAGAGCTGGGAACCCCTTTCTGTATACCCTGGGGATTTGATCTTGTcaggtcaggaggcagaggaagggcaggaggaaagCAGGCTCAGCTTGGGGTATTACTGGAGAAGAAGAACCAGATCACCACTGTTTTCTTCTTACCTTTGCTCTAACCTATGGCTATGGTTGCAGGATGTTCTTATGAAAACCCTGTTCCCAAAAGCCCTTATCAAAATCCAGTCATGCTTCGGACCCTGGCGCAAACACTACcagttttcctcctctttctttcttgctccttTACTCCCTAGACTCTTCCGGACTGGGGTTTCTTCATCTGTAGAATGGGAATCATCACCTGCTACAAGTTCTTACGATTGTTCTCAGATTCAAGTAACAAAATATGTATGAGGATTTTTTAGTGTTTTCATCACGCAGTATTAACATAAAAGATGAATTCAATCGTGTTTATAACTCAGGAATCAGCGTTTGACTTGGGGTCACTGTCCCATGTGTCTACTCACCACTAAGCATTCTCTATATTCTGTCTCAAGTCCAAGTTTCACAGTGACTTCTTCACCTGACCTTGCAGATTTTGGaacatctaaataaaataaaagtgcttTTCGAGTATTTCTAGGAAGAGAAAAACAGGACACAGAGATCAGAGACCTGCACACGAAGAAAAGCATCAAGCCCGAAGGAGGCATGGGAACAGAGCAAAGCGGGGGTTACACAGCTTGAACTAACTGCTGAGCATCCAAATCCTCAGGAAGCTTTGTGTGTTGGTTGGTTTGAATGTTTACCTTTGTTTAATTAAGCAACAGACACATTGTTTAAAAtggagcatctttttttttttttccagtttcaaataacacGTTTTAAAGTAGAAAACTATCTAGTGTCTCATGCCATTTCCTAACAACCTACAGCAGGAGTTCTCACCCTGTGAACCGTGACCCCTTTGAGGAG belongs to Onychomys torridus chromosome 3, mOncTor1.1, whole genome shotgun sequence and includes:
- the LOC118579998 gene encoding prolactin-inducible protein homolog yields the protein MHSLSRRFSAAILFLVLCLQLGISKAQDSTNTRKALLFYLDVPKSARSGEEVTVKLGLETEYRECLVVKAYLVSPKPMEGNFSFNQTRCLCNDYRVTFYWDFPVHETTNFAIVVEIIKEKNICPEDVAVVPISGSMYHTFRVVYVI